In a genomic window of Fundidesulfovibrio soli:
- a CDS encoding helix-turn-helix transcriptional regulator translates to MNPHILDERQAAQFLGISVRTLQARRLKCQPPPFVKIGRSVRYRLADLERFIAENRIDPQAA, encoded by the coding sequence ATGAATCCACACATCCTCGACGAGCGCCAAGCAGCCCAGTTCCTGGGCATCAGCGTGCGCACCCTCCAAGCCCGTCGCCTCAAGTGTCAGCCGCCCCCGTTCGTCAAAATCGGCCGGTCCGTCCGCTATAGGCTGGCCGACCTCGAGCGCTTCATCGCCGAGAACCGCATCGATCCCCAGGCGGCGTAG
- a CDS encoding tyrosine-type recombinase/integrase encodes MPAQERFKTDYPGVYYYKGKSITDGRAEKIFVIRYRRDGRLIEEKAGRQHQDAMTPAKASRIRAERIEGRAPSNQARREAEEAERLAAQNRWTLSRLWEEYRSHRTATHGLSTDSSRFNKYLAPAFGARIPTEILTMDVDRLRIRLLKTKTPQTVKHVMALLKRIIHFGVAKGLCDAPDPKRLNISLPHVNNEVTEDLDPDELARLIAAIEAEPNAQAANFMRLALYTGMRRGELFKLRWDDVDFLRGFIFIRSPKGGKDQKIPLNEMARRVLDGHPRIPDTPYVFPGKNGKQRTTIQIASNIIKKRAGLPASFRPLHGLRHVFASTLASSGQVDMLTLQKLLTHKSATMTKRYSHLRDDALKRASEVAGDILGSIGSQKSESA; translated from the coding sequence ATGCCAGCCCAAGAGCGCTTCAAGACCGACTACCCGGGCGTCTACTACTACAAGGGGAAATCCATCACGGACGGCCGCGCCGAGAAGATCTTCGTCATCAGGTATCGCCGAGATGGACGTCTTATCGAGGAGAAGGCTGGGCGACAGCACCAGGACGCCATGACCCCTGCCAAAGCTTCGAGGATCAGGGCGGAGCGTATTGAAGGGAGGGCACCGTCAAATCAGGCTCGCCGTGAAGCCGAAGAGGCCGAGCGCCTCGCGGCTCAAAATCGGTGGACGCTCTCCCGCCTCTGGGAGGAGTACCGGAGCCATCGGACTGCTACTCACGGTCTGAGCACAGACAGCTCCCGCTTCAACAAGTATCTCGCGCCCGCGTTCGGAGCGCGCATCCCGACGGAGATTCTGACCATGGATGTAGACCGCCTGCGCATACGGCTCCTGAAGACCAAGACTCCGCAAACGGTTAAGCACGTCATGGCGTTGCTGAAGCGAATAATCCACTTCGGTGTGGCCAAGGGGCTCTGCGATGCCCCCGACCCCAAACGGCTGAATATCAGCCTGCCGCATGTCAATAACGAGGTCACCGAGGACCTCGATCCCGATGAGTTGGCTCGCCTTATCGCCGCCATCGAGGCCGAACCCAATGCCCAGGCGGCCAACTTCATGAGGTTGGCGCTATACACGGGCATGAGGCGAGGCGAGCTATTCAAACTGCGCTGGGACGATGTCGATTTTCTGCGGGGGTTCATCTTCATCCGCAGCCCCAAGGGCGGCAAGGACCAGAAGATACCGCTGAACGAGATGGCCAGGCGAGTACTCGACGGTCATCCACGGATTCCGGACACGCCATACGTCTTCCCCGGCAAGAACGGCAAGCAGCGCACCACCATCCAGATCGCCAGCAACATCATCAAGAAAAGGGCCGGGCTGCCCGCCAGTTTCCGCCCGCTCCATGGCCTGCGCCACGTGTTCGCCTCCACGCTGGCGTCATCCGGGCAGGTGGACATGCTGACGCTGCAGAAACTCTTGACTCACAAGTCCGCCACGATGACAAAGAGGTATAGCCACTTGCGTGATGACGCTCTGAAACGGGCTTCCGAGGTGGCTGGGGATATCTTGGGGAGTATTGGCTCGCAAAAATCGGAATCAGCGTAG